In Streptomyces sp. NBC_00704, a genomic segment contains:
- a CDS encoding carbohydrate ABC transporter permease, with the protein MSTALVTKKRTPVRPARVLLHAFLVVTALAWLAPLLWAVFAALRPYAETSDKGYVSWPDKLSLDNFTNAFQQSDMLHYFGNTLIIAVPAVLLTLLLASMVAFYVSRFDFRLNIALLLVFTAGNLLPQQVIITPLYRLYLLVDLPGVTMSGKLYDSALGLVLIHVAFQSGFCAFVLSNYMRMLPHELTEAALVDGASVWRMYWQIVLPLCKPAMAALGTLLSIWIYNDFFWAIVLISTGENMPITSALNNLSGQYFTDPNLVAAGALLTAIPTLTVYFVLQRQFVSGLTLGANKG; encoded by the coding sequence ATGAGCACGGCCCTCGTGACGAAGAAGCGCACCCCCGTCCGCCCGGCGCGCGTCCTGCTGCACGCCTTCCTCGTCGTCACGGCGCTCGCCTGGCTCGCCCCCCTGCTGTGGGCGGTGTTCGCGGCCCTGCGTCCCTACGCGGAGACCAGCGACAAGGGATACGTCTCCTGGCCGGACAAGCTGAGCCTCGACAACTTCACCAACGCCTTCCAGCAGTCGGACATGCTCCACTACTTCGGCAACACGCTGATCATCGCGGTCCCGGCCGTGCTGCTCACCCTGCTGCTGGCGTCGATGGTCGCGTTCTACGTCAGCCGCTTCGACTTCCGGCTCAACATCGCGCTGCTGCTGGTCTTCACCGCCGGCAACCTGCTGCCCCAGCAGGTCATCATCACCCCCCTGTACCGCCTGTACCTCCTCGTCGACCTGCCCGGCGTCACCATGAGCGGCAAGCTGTACGACTCCGCGCTCGGCCTGGTCCTCATCCACGTCGCGTTCCAGTCCGGCTTCTGCGCGTTCGTGCTCAGCAACTACATGCGGATGCTGCCGCACGAACTGACCGAGGCCGCCCTCGTCGACGGCGCCTCGGTGTGGCGCATGTACTGGCAGATCGTGCTGCCGCTGTGCAAGCCCGCGATGGCCGCCCTGGGGACCCTGCTGTCCATCTGGATCTACAACGACTTCTTCTGGGCGATCGTGCTGATCTCCACCGGCGAGAACATGCCGATCACCTCCGCGCTGAACAACCTCTCCGGCCAGTACTTCACCGACCCCAACCTGGTCGCGGCCGGCGCCCTGCTCACCGCGATCCCCACCCTGACCGTGTACTTCGTGCTCCAGCGCCAGTTCGTCAGCGGCCTCACCCTGGGCGCCAACAAGGGCTGA
- a CDS encoding carbohydrate ABC transporter permease, which yields MTTDTSPKSPEAAAVPPPPPAPAGGRTPRGPRRLLTRRDRITLAFMAGVPTILHVALVWLTALASIALAFTNWDGIGFDSIKWVGLDNFRQLFTDNPQFWPAVQHNVVWFVVLILIPTPFGLFLAVQLDKRIRFSRVYQTAFFLPVVMSLAVTGFVWQLVYNPDTGLINSVIGANTPGHYIDWIGDPDLNLWAVLVAASWRHAGYMMILYLAGLKGVDPSLREASALDGANEWQTFKNVVFPTLRPTNTVVLVVTIIEALRAFDLVFVFNKGAQGTELLSILITNNIIGESSRIGYGSAIAVVLLVISLAVIIPYLIATFRKERRA from the coding sequence ATGACCACCGACACCTCTCCGAAGAGCCCGGAGGCGGCCGCCGTGCCGCCTCCGCCCCCCGCGCCCGCCGGCGGGCGGACCCCGCGCGGCCCGCGACGCCTGCTGACCCGCCGCGACCGCATCACGCTCGCCTTCATGGCGGGCGTGCCGACGATCCTGCACGTCGCCCTGGTCTGGCTCACCGCCCTCGCCTCGATCGCTCTTGCGTTCACCAACTGGGACGGCATCGGCTTCGACTCCATCAAGTGGGTCGGCCTGGACAACTTCCGCCAGCTGTTCACCGACAACCCGCAGTTCTGGCCCGCCGTCCAGCACAACGTCGTCTGGTTCGTGGTGCTCATCCTGATCCCGACCCCGTTCGGGCTCTTCCTGGCCGTGCAACTGGACAAGAGGATCCGCTTCAGCCGGGTCTACCAGACCGCGTTCTTCCTGCCGGTCGTGATGTCGCTGGCGGTCACCGGATTCGTCTGGCAGCTCGTCTACAACCCGGACACCGGGCTGATCAACAGCGTCATCGGCGCGAACACACCGGGTCACTACATCGACTGGATCGGCGACCCGGACCTCAATCTGTGGGCCGTCCTGGTCGCCGCCTCCTGGCGGCACGCCGGCTACATGATGATCCTCTACCTCGCCGGACTGAAAGGCGTCGACCCCTCGCTGCGGGAGGCCTCCGCGCTGGACGGCGCGAACGAGTGGCAGACGTTCAAGAACGTCGTCTTCCCCACCCTGCGCCCCACCAACACCGTCGTCCTCGTCGTGACGATCATCGAGGCGCTGCGCGCCTTCGACCTCGTCTTCGTCTTCAACAAGGGCGCCCAGGGCACCGAGCTGCTGTCGATCCTGATCACCAACAACATCATCGGAGAGTCCAGCCGGATCGGCTACGGCTCCGCGATCGCCGTCGTCCTGCTCGTCATCTCCCTCGCCGTGATCATCCCGTACCTGATCGCGACCTTCCGGAAGGAGCGGCGCGCATGA
- a CDS encoding ABC transporter substrate-binding protein, with the protein MPHLTPSGRLSLPSPSRRTLLRGIGGAAVLGAGVPLLSACGSSGTAADPKTVTLGSNASDAVPKKAFAEIYAAFTKQSGIAVDVNTKDHNTFQEQINSYLQGTPDDVFNWFAGYRMQFFAAKKLASPIDDVWQKIGGDFPDAMKQLSKGEDGKYYFVPLYTYPWALFYRKSVFRQHGYQVPTTWDQLVALCKQMKKDGLVPIAFGDKDAWPAMGTFDQINFRLNGYDFHKSLMAGKEAWTDPKVKAVFDHWAELLPYHQDGFMGRTWQNAAQTLVSKKAGMYLLGSFVAQQFANKADADDLDFFAFPEIDSAFGQDTVEAPTDGFMVSRSPKNHDGVVKLLEFLGTPAAEQIYLKADSSVVAASSKADTSSYTALQKKAYTMISEAKSLTQFMDRDSRPDFTSTVMQPGLQKFLQNPKGVDGLLASIERQKKTIFASA; encoded by the coding sequence ATGCCTCACCTCACCCCCTCCGGCCGCCTCTCCCTCCCCTCTCCGAGCCGCCGCACGCTGCTGCGCGGCATAGGCGGGGCGGCCGTCCTGGGCGCCGGCGTGCCGCTGCTGTCCGCATGCGGCTCCAGCGGCACGGCCGCCGACCCGAAGACCGTCACCCTCGGCTCGAACGCCTCCGACGCGGTCCCGAAGAAGGCCTTCGCCGAGATCTACGCGGCCTTCACCAAGCAGTCCGGGATCGCGGTCGACGTGAACACCAAGGACCACAACACGTTCCAGGAGCAGATCAACTCCTACCTCCAGGGCACCCCCGACGACGTGTTCAACTGGTTCGCCGGGTACCGCATGCAGTTCTTCGCGGCCAAGAAGCTCGCCTCCCCGATCGACGACGTGTGGCAGAAGATCGGGGGCGACTTCCCCGACGCGATGAAGCAGCTGTCCAAGGGCGAGGACGGCAAGTACTACTTCGTGCCGCTGTACACGTACCCGTGGGCGCTCTTCTACCGCAAAAGCGTCTTCCGGCAGCACGGCTACCAGGTCCCCACCACATGGGACCAGCTGGTCGCCCTGTGCAAGCAGATGAAGAAGGACGGCCTGGTCCCGATCGCCTTCGGCGACAAGGACGCCTGGCCGGCGATGGGCACCTTCGACCAGATCAACTTCCGCCTCAACGGCTACGACTTCCACAAGTCCCTGATGGCGGGCAAGGAGGCGTGGACGGACCCGAAGGTCAAGGCGGTCTTCGACCACTGGGCCGAGCTGCTGCCCTACCACCAGGACGGCTTCATGGGCCGCACCTGGCAGAACGCCGCGCAGACCCTGGTGTCGAAGAAGGCCGGCATGTACCTGCTGGGCTCGTTCGTGGCGCAGCAGTTCGCGAACAAGGCCGACGCCGACGACCTGGACTTCTTCGCCTTCCCGGAGATCGACTCCGCGTTCGGACAGGACACGGTCGAGGCCCCCACCGACGGCTTCATGGTCAGCAGGTCCCCGAAGAACCACGACGGCGTCGTCAAGCTCCTGGAGTTCCTGGGCACGCCGGCGGCCGAGCAGATCTACCTGAAGGCCGACTCCAGCGTGGTGGCCGCCTCCAGCAAGGCCGACACCTCGTCGTACACGGCGCTCCAGAAGAAGGCGTACACCATGATCAGCGAGGCCAAGAGCCTCACCCAGTTCATGGACCGCGACTCACGCCCCGACTTCACCTCCACGGTGATGCAGCCCGGCCTGCAGAAGTTCCTGCAGAACCCCAAGGGCGTCGACGGCCTGCTGGCGTCGATCGAGCGCCAGAAGAAGACGATCTTCGCGTCCGCATGA
- a CDS encoding glycoside hydrolase family 18 protein, whose translation MSTHRRRISGRNKVIGGAVAAAVAGGGIALVTGTAHAAGVGAAYTRTSDWSTGYTAQYVVTNDSGAAKADWKLEFDLPAGTTLGSLWNATSSVAGRHVTVTPPKWDADGLAAGESVTVGFVVQGAGDPVGCLVDGARCSADGGATPEPSGRPTTAAPSASPTSSPTSAPSSSPTPTVPAPPSPTASGTPGTGAPASAGFAPYVDTSLYPAFDLPGNLSATGVKDYNLAFVTDGGGCTPKWGGVSDLASDAVAAQIGALRAKGGDVRVSFGGASGSELATTCSSADALAAAYGKVVDAYRLTKVDFDVEGGALPNAAANTRRAQAIAELQRQHPGLDVSFTLPVMPEGLTQAGVSLLADAKANNVSIATVDIMAMDYGPAYSGDMGGYAVQAATATQAQVKSVLGLSDGAAWKAVAVTPMIGVNDVASEVFTVEDAGQLVAFAKSKGLGWLSMWSATRDKQCPGGAKGSADATCSSVVQSPSAFSKAFAAFK comes from the coding sequence ATGAGCACGCACCGGCGCAGGATCAGCGGCAGGAACAAGGTCATCGGGGGCGCGGTCGCCGCGGCCGTGGCGGGCGGCGGGATCGCGCTGGTCACCGGCACCGCGCACGCGGCCGGGGTGGGGGCCGCCTACACCCGGACCAGCGACTGGTCGACGGGCTACACCGCGCAGTACGTGGTGACCAACGACAGCGGGGCGGCCAAGGCCGACTGGAAGCTGGAGTTCGACCTGCCGGCCGGGACGACGCTCGGTTCGCTGTGGAACGCGACGTCGAGCGTGGCCGGGCGGCACGTCACGGTGACGCCGCCGAAGTGGGACGCCGACGGGCTGGCCGCCGGGGAGTCGGTCACCGTCGGATTCGTGGTGCAGGGCGCCGGCGACCCGGTCGGCTGTCTCGTCGACGGGGCCCGGTGCTCCGCCGACGGTGGGGCGACCCCCGAGCCGAGCGGGCGGCCGACGACCGCCGCGCCCAGCGCCTCCCCCACGTCCTCGCCCACGTCCGCGCCCTCCTCCAGCCCCACCCCCACGGTCCCCGCCCCGCCCTCCCCGACCGCGAGCGGCACTCCCGGGACCGGCGCCCCCGCGTCCGCCGGTTTCGCCCCCTACGTCGACACCTCCCTGTATCCGGCCTTCGACCTGCCGGGCAACCTGAGCGCGACCGGCGTCAAGGACTACAACCTGGCGTTCGTGACCGACGGCGGCGGCTGCACCCCCAAGTGGGGCGGGGTGAGCGACCTCGCGAGCGACGCCGTGGCCGCGCAGATCGGCGCGCTGCGCGCCAAGGGCGGCGACGTGCGGGTCTCCTTCGGCGGGGCGTCCGGCTCCGAGCTGGCCACCACCTGCTCCTCGGCGGACGCGCTGGCGGCCGCGTACGGGAAGGTGGTCGACGCCTACCGGCTCACCAAGGTCGACTTCGACGTGGAGGGCGGGGCGCTGCCGAACGCCGCCGCGAACACCCGGCGTGCGCAGGCCATAGCCGAGCTTCAGCGGCAGCACCCCGGCCTGGACGTGTCGTTCACCCTGCCCGTCATGCCGGAGGGGCTGACCCAGGCCGGTGTGAGTCTGCTCGCGGACGCGAAGGCCAACAACGTGAGCATCGCCACTGTCGACATCATGGCGATGGACTACGGTCCCGCGTACAGCGGTGACATGGGCGGCTACGCCGTGCAGGCCGCGACCGCCACACAGGCCCAGGTCAAGAGCGTGCTGGGGCTGAGCGACGGCGCCGCGTGGAAGGCGGTGGCCGTCACCCCGATGATCGGCGTGAACGACGTGGCCTCCGAGGTCTTCACGGTCGAGGACGCCGGTCAGCTCGTCGCGTTCGCGAAGTCGAAGGGATTGGGGTGGCTGTCGATGTGGTCGGCGACCCGCGACAAGCAGTGCCCGGGCGGCGCCAAGGGCTCGGCGGACGCCACGTGCAGCTCGGTCGTGCAGTCCCCCTCCGCCTTCTCGAAGGCCTTCGCGGCTTTCAAGTGA
- a CDS encoding HAMP domain-containing sensor histidine kinase — translation MRWALVKVCLAVTTMVVVAFAVPLGLVVEEMARDRAFTNAEREAAVVVPALSITTDRDQLERVVAAAGSDDGMAVHLPAGDGRAAVDLGRQRAAAADVAAVRKLGRASTTDVPGGSALLQPVALGLGTVVIEVYVPESAMSNGVGTAWAVLAAVGVALVVGSVAVADRLGVRMVQPARRLVEGAHELGEGKLGARVPEEGPSELRLAAVAFNSMADQVVQLLANERELAADLSHRLRTPLTVLRLNAASLGDSPAAEQTRTAVAQLEREVDTIIRTAREAKPQTAAPGPGAGCDAAEVVRERMAFWSALAEDEGRKVRTAGVGRPVRVPVARADLAAALDALLGNVFRHTPEGTAFAVDVHNGDDAVIVLVSDAGPGIPDPETAMARGRGSGTAGSTGLGLDIVRRLAESTGGDVRIGSSVLGGAEVRVWIQLDGREPVRRGHRGSVRRRGRLAVR, via the coding sequence GTGAGGTGGGCTCTGGTCAAGGTGTGCCTGGCGGTCACCACCATGGTCGTGGTGGCCTTCGCCGTCCCGCTCGGCCTGGTCGTCGAGGAGATGGCCCGCGACCGCGCGTTCACCAACGCGGAGCGGGAGGCCGCGGTGGTGGTGCCGGCCCTGTCCATCACCACCGACCGCGACCAGCTGGAGCGGGTGGTGGCCGCGGCAGGCTCCGACGACGGCATGGCCGTGCACCTGCCGGCGGGCGACGGGCGGGCGGCCGTAGACCTCGGCCGGCAGCGCGCCGCGGCCGCGGACGTCGCGGCCGTGCGGAAGCTGGGCCGGGCCTCGACGACGGACGTCCCGGGCGGCTCCGCGCTGCTCCAGCCCGTCGCGCTGGGCCTGGGGACCGTGGTGATCGAGGTGTACGTCCCCGAGTCCGCGATGAGCAACGGCGTGGGCACGGCCTGGGCGGTGCTGGCGGCGGTCGGCGTCGCACTGGTCGTCGGCTCGGTCGCGGTCGCCGACCGGCTGGGCGTGCGCATGGTGCAGCCGGCCCGGCGGCTCGTCGAGGGCGCGCACGAGCTGGGGGAGGGCAAGCTCGGCGCGAGGGTCCCGGAGGAGGGGCCAAGCGAACTGCGCCTGGCGGCGGTCGCGTTCAACTCGATGGCCGATCAGGTGGTGCAACTGCTGGCCAACGAAAGGGAGTTGGCGGCGGATCTGTCCCACCGGCTGCGCACCCCGCTCACCGTGCTGCGGCTCAACGCGGCCTCCCTCGGCGACTCCCCGGCCGCCGAGCAGACCCGCACGGCGGTCGCCCAGCTGGAGCGCGAGGTCGACACGATCATCCGCACCGCCCGGGAGGCGAAACCGCAGACGGCGGCCCCCGGTCCCGGCGCGGGGTGCGACGCGGCGGAGGTGGTGCGCGAGCGGATGGCGTTCTGGTCGGCGCTCGCCGAGGACGAGGGCCGCAAGGTGCGCACGGCCGGCGTCGGCCGGCCGGTGCGCGTCCCCGTGGCCCGCGCCGACCTGGCCGCGGCTCTCGACGCCCTGCTCGGCAACGTCTTCCGGCACACCCCGGAGGGCACGGCGTTCGCGGTCGACGTCCACAACGGCGACGACGCGGTGATCGTGCTCGTCTCGGACGCGGGCCCCGGCATACCCGACCCCGAGACGGCGATGGCCCGTGGCCGGGGCTCGGGCACGGCCGGCTCCACGGGGCTCGGCCTGGACATCGTCCGCCGTCTCGCCGAGTCGACCGGGGGCGACGTCCGCATCGGCTCCTCGGTGCTGGGCGGCGCCGAGGTCCGCGTCTGGATACAGCTGGACGGCCGCGAACCGGTCCGCAGAGGCCACCGGGGCTCCGTCCGCCGCCGCGGACGCCTCGCGGTGCGATGA
- a CDS encoding response regulator transcription factor, which yields MASVLVVEDDQFVRSALIRQLTDASHTVRSVGTALEALREVAHFRFDVVVLDLGLPDLDGSEALKMLRGITDVPVIIATARDDEAEIVRLLNAGADDYLTKPFSVEHLSARMAAVLRRARSSAGEPAPSSVLRVGGLAVDPLRRQAELDGVRLDLTRREFDLLAFLAGRPGVVVPRRELLAEVWQQSYGDDQTIDVHLSWLRRKLGETAARPRYLHTLRGVGVKLEPPGEGASAL from the coding sequence ATGGCAAGTGTGCTCGTGGTCGAGGACGACCAGTTCGTGCGTTCGGCGCTCATCCGGCAGCTGACCGACGCCTCGCACACCGTGCGCAGTGTGGGCACGGCGTTGGAGGCGCTGCGCGAGGTCGCCCATTTCCGCTTCGACGTGGTCGTGCTGGACCTCGGCCTGCCCGATCTGGACGGCTCCGAGGCCCTGAAGATGCTGCGCGGCATCACGGACGTCCCGGTCATCATCGCGACCGCGCGCGACGACGAGGCGGAGATCGTCCGGCTGCTGAACGCGGGCGCGGACGACTACCTGACCAAGCCGTTCTCGGTGGAGCACCTGTCGGCGAGGATGGCGGCCGTGCTGCGCCGGGCCCGGTCCTCGGCCGGGGAGCCCGCGCCGTCCAGCGTCCTGCGCGTCGGCGGACTGGCCGTGGACCCGCTGCGCCGGCAGGCCGAGCTGGACGGTGTGCGACTCGACCTCACCCGCCGCGAGTTCGACCTGCTCGCCTTCCTCGCGGGCCGGCCCGGGGTCGTCGTCCCGCGCCGTGAACTGCTCGCCGAGGTCTGGCAGCAGTCCTACGGCGACGACCAGACCATCGACGTCCATCTGTCCTGGCTGCGCCGGAAGCTGGGGGAGACGGCGGCGAGGCCGCGTTATCTGCACACCCTGCGGGGTGTCGGGGTGAAGCTCGAACCACCGGGGGAAGGGGCGTCGGCGCTGTGA
- a CDS encoding spermidine synthase — MAKSRNTRRGREADASVVETVDGGLAQLVPDRDRPRAWTLLLDGAPQSHVDLDDPAHLSFEYQRRLGHVIDLASPPGRPLQVVHLGGGALTLARYVAATRPRSTQQVVERDAALVRLVRRELPLDPNARIRVRSVDAREGLAKVPDGWADLVVADVFSGARTPAHLTSAEFLDEVRRALKPGGCYAANIADGPPLAHLRGQIATAAARFPDLALVADPTVLRGRRFGNAVLVASDLPLPIAELTRRAASDPHPGRVEHGRALTDFTGGAAPVADATAVASPAPPPSAFR, encoded by the coding sequence ATGGCAAAGTCCAGGAACACGCGGCGCGGGCGGGAAGCCGACGCCTCCGTCGTCGAGACCGTCGACGGCGGACTCGCCCAGCTCGTGCCCGACCGGGACCGGCCGCGGGCCTGGACGCTGCTCCTCGACGGAGCCCCCCAGTCGCACGTCGACCTCGACGACCCCGCCCACCTCTCCTTCGAGTACCAGCGGCGCCTGGGCCATGTCATCGACCTCGCCTCCCCGCCCGGCAGACCGCTTCAGGTCGTGCACCTCGGCGGCGGCGCCCTCACCCTCGCGCGGTACGTCGCCGCCACCCGCCCCCGCTCCACCCAGCAGGTCGTCGAACGCGACGCCGCCCTCGTCCGACTGGTCCGCCGTGAACTGCCGTTGGACCCGAACGCGAGGATCAGGGTCCGCTCCGTCGACGCGCGCGAGGGGCTCGCCAAGGTGCCGGACGGCTGGGCGGACCTGGTCGTCGCCGACGTGTTCAGCGGGGCCCGCACACCCGCCCACCTCACCTCGGCCGAGTTCCTCGACGAGGTCCGCAGGGCGCTGAAGCCCGGCGGATGCTACGCCGCCAACATCGCCGACGGCCCGCCGCTGGCCCACCTGCGCGGTCAGATCGCCACCGCGGCCGCGCGCTTCCCGGATCTCGCGCTGGTCGCCGACCCGACCGTGCTGCGGGGCAGACGGTTCGGCAACGCGGTGCTCGTCGCCTCCGACCTGCCCCTGCCGATCGCCGAACTGACCCGCCGGGCCGCCTCCGATCCGCACCCCGGCCGGGTCGAACACGGCCGCGCGCTCACCGACTTCACCGGCGGGGCGGCGCCGGTCGCCGACGCCACGGCGGTGGCCTCGCCCGCGCCCCCTCCCTCGGCGTTCCGCTGA